A window of the Arachis duranensis cultivar V14167 chromosome 5, aradu.V14167.gnm2.J7QH, whole genome shotgun sequence genome harbors these coding sequences:
- the LOC107488631 gene encoding protein SOB FIVE-LIKE 5-like translates to MMNALPSECSSGCESGWTLYLEEPSFLNASTSTPFLPQEHHKMKPKTSVPQEEDDLSMLSDASSGPPPPAAHQRTIKRQKLVVKEKRHHLPSFLDDDDEDTASSPLCDFSINNVTTFTNQQTSQDSVLELDYSHGFSATYFEGRIRMTSSLQTVSIRK, encoded by the exons ATGATGAATGCACTGCCGTCAGAATGCAGCAGCGGTTGCGAATCCGGTTGGACTCTATACCTGGAGGAGCCCTCTTTCCTCAATGCTTCCACTTCCACTCCCTTTCTGCCTCAAGAGCACCACAAGATGAAACCCAAAACTAGTGTGCCACAAGAAGAAGATGACTTGTCCATGCTTTCTGATGCTTCCTCTGGGCCTCCACCTCCGGCGGCCCATCAGAGAACTATAAAGAGGCAGAAACTAGTTGTTAAAGAGAAGCGACACCACCTCCCTTCTTTTCTCGACGATGACGACGAAGACACTGCCAGCTCTCCTCTCTGTGACTTCTCCATC aACAATGTTACTACTTTCACCAACCAACAAACTTCCCAAGACAGTGTGCTAGAGCTAGATTACTCACACGGTTTCTCCGCAACTTATTTTGAG GGGAGAATAAGAATGACATCTTCCTTGCAAACAGTCTCTATCAGGAAATGA